In Alphaproteobacteria bacterium US3C007, one genomic interval encodes:
- a CDS encoding 3-keto-5-aminohexanoate cleavage protein, translating to MPLTMNRDVFITCAVTGSGATQDRSHHVPRSPQEIADSAIAAARAGAAVVHCHVRDPETGAPSRNLAFYREVTERIRASEVDMVLNLTAGMGGDIVFGDASAPLPLQQGTDMVSAEERIAHIAECLPEICTLDCGTMNFAEADYVMTNTPGMLQAMARRMSELGVKPEIEAFDTGHLWYAKQLVQDGALAPQALVQLCMGVPWGAPDDLNTFMAMVNNVPDDWTFSAFSLGRNQMAYVAAAVLAGGNVRVGLEDNLWLEKGVLAENYQLVERAKTIIENMGARVMGPAALREKLGLIKRAPRG from the coding sequence ATGCCGCTTACAATGAATCGTGACGTGTTTATCACATGCGCCGTTACTGGATCAGGCGCCACGCAAGATCGCAGCCACCATGTGCCGCGCAGCCCGCAGGAAATCGCCGATAGCGCCATTGCAGCTGCCCGCGCAGGGGCGGCAGTGGTGCATTGTCATGTCCGCGATCCTGAAACCGGTGCGCCTAGCCGCAACCTGGCCTTTTATCGCGAGGTGACCGAGCGCATCCGCGCCTCGGAGGTTGATATGGTGTTGAACCTGACCGCGGGGATGGGCGGGGATATCGTGTTCGGGGATGCTTCGGCGCCTTTGCCGTTGCAACAGGGCACCGATATGGTGTCGGCCGAAGAACGCATTGCGCATATTGCTGAATGCCTGCCCGAAATATGCACCTTAGATTGCGGCACAATGAATTTTGCCGAAGCCGATTACGTGATGACCAATACCCCGGGGATGTTGCAGGCAATGGCGCGCCGGATGAGCGAACTGGGCGTAAAGCCCGAAATAGAGGCCTTCGATACGGGGCATTTATGGTATGCCAAACAGCTGGTACAGGATGGCGCGCTGGCCCCACAAGCTTTGGTTCAATTATGTATGGGGGTGCCGTGGGGCGCGCCTGATGATCTTAATACGTTTATGGCTATGGTGAATAATGTTCCCGATGATTGGACGTTCAGCGCGTTTTCTTTAGGCCGCAACCAAATGGCTTATGTGGCAGCGGCGGTGCTGGCCGGGGGCAATGTACGCGTTGGGCTGGAAGATAATTTATGGCTGGAAAAAGGCGTTTTGGCTGAGAATTATCAATTGGTCGAGCGCGCAAAGACCATAATTGAAAATATGGGTGCCCGCGTGATGGGACCTGCAGCTTTGCGTGAAAAGCTTGGGCTGATCAAACGCGCCCCGCGGGGCTAG
- a CDS encoding SDR family oxidoreductase produces MARRVVLTGAASGIGLVMAKRFSDLGDQVALCDSSPAHLAAAQEALPNAITALADVTDEDQMQHFFAQVTERFAGVDIFISNAGTGGPAGPLDELQYDAWQACLSVNLNGAFLGARWASEMMRAQGAGVILFMSSSSGLHGVPMRSPYVAAKWGLIGLTKTLAMELGPSGVRVNAICPGAVEGDRMQHVLEIEANATARSLEEIRQQYSQGVSLRRFVSPEDIADMAVFLSSEAARQVTGQALAVDGHTESMV; encoded by the coding sequence ATGGCACGGCGGGTTGTGCTGACCGGGGCAGCTTCTGGCATTGGCTTGGTGATGGCCAAACGATTTTCTGATCTGGGCGATCAGGTGGCGCTGTGCGACAGCTCGCCCGCGCATCTGGCCGCAGCGCAAGAGGCGCTTCCAAATGCTATAACGGCATTGGCTGATGTGACCGACGAAGATCAAATGCAGCACTTTTTTGCACAGGTAACGGAACGTTTCGCGGGGGTTGATATTTTTATCAGCAATGCGGGCACGGGCGGGCCGGCAGGGCCGCTTGACGAATTGCAATATGACGCGTGGCAAGCCTGTCTGTCGGTAAATTTAAACGGTGCTTTTCTGGGTGCGCGTTGGGCCTCAGAGATGATGCGCGCGCAGGGCGCGGGCGTGATCTTGTTTATGTCGTCAAGTTCTGGGCTGCATGGCGTCCCCATGCGCAGCCCCTATGTGGCGGCAAAATGGGGCTTGATTGGCCTAACCAAAACATTGGCGATGGAGCTTGGCCCCAGCGGCGTGCGGGTAAATGCGATCTGCCCCGGCGCGGTGGAGGGCGATCGCATGCAGCATGTGCTTGAGATCGAGGCAAACGCAACCGCGCGCAGTCTAGAAGAGATACGCCAGCAATATAGCCAGGGCGTGTCGTTGCGGCGTTTCGTCAGCCCAGAAGATATTGCCGATATGGCGGTGTTCCTAAGCTCAGAGGCAGCCCGACAGGTGACTGGTCAGGCCTTGGCGGTGGATGGGCATACCGAAAGTATGGTTTAG
- a CDS encoding helix-turn-helix domain-containing protein: protein MQKWSKHPAAAIKVAFVLFDQFSNMCLANCLEPMRAANTLAHQRVFDWSFLTLDGAAVHTSSGLPILPQGQLKDLEFVDYLFVLSSYQHHLHDDAKTRKALRNAAGQCKVMIGLDTAPWLMAAAELLEGRRATIHWDVLESFAEKFLSVDSVRHRVVKDGNRITCAGAMASFDLTRQIIQSHLGNSMVLDIDALMLRDDPFPALQNTQSQRAGTPLQRALAVMQNNIERPLTLSQITQKIACPPKTLERQFKAQLGASPGQAYRHIRLSVARQLVESTSLTMAEIALRCGYENQSALSRAFKQRFGASPSQIAQLGRAAIAQSHDKFF, encoded by the coding sequence ATGCAGAAATGGTCAAAACATCCTGCTGCTGCGATCAAAGTGGCCTTCGTTTTATTCGACCAGTTTTCCAATATGTGTTTGGCAAACTGTCTTGAGCCCATGCGCGCAGCCAATACGCTTGCGCATCAGCGTGTGTTCGACTGGAGCTTTCTGACGCTGGATGGCGCGGCAGTGCACACCTCAAGCGGATTGCCGATTCTGCCCCAAGGACAGTTGAAAGATCTTGAATTCGTCGATTATTTATTTGTGCTGTCAAGCTATCAGCATCACCTGCATGACGACGCAAAAACCCGTAAAGCGCTGCGCAATGCCGCAGGCCAATGCAAAGTAATGATTGGTTTGGACACAGCCCCCTGGCTGATGGCCGCCGCAGAGCTTTTAGAGGGCCGGCGGGCCACGATTCATTGGGATGTTTTGGAAAGCTTTGCCGAAAAATTCCTGAGCGTAGACAGTGTGCGCCACCGCGTTGTGAAGGATGGCAACCGGATCACCTGCGCAGGCGCGATGGCCAGCTTTGACTTAACGCGTCAGATCATTCAAAGCCATCTTGGCAATTCTATGGTGCTGGATATCGATGCCCTGATGCTACGCGATGATCCGTTTCCCGCCTTACAAAACACCCAAAGCCAACGCGCGGGCACGCCCCTGCAGCGGGCGCTCGCTGTGATGCAAAACAATATCGAACGGCCCTTAACGCTTTCTCAAATCACCCAGAAGATCGCTTGTCCGCCCAAAACCCTTGAGCGCCAATTCAAAGCTCAATTGGGGGCAAGCCCAGGCCAGGCTTACCGGCATATACGTTTGAGCGTTGCCCGCCAATTGGTGGAAAGCACTTCGTTAACGATGGCTGAAATTGCCTTGCGCTGCGGCTATGAAAACCAATCGGCCCTGAGCCGGGCTTTTAAACAGCGTTTTGGTGCCAGC